The genomic window GCGGCCCAGGCCACGCTCCCACTTTTCGATGCGCCCGCCAAGAAGCTCACCGACAAACCCAAAGAGGCGTTTTGTGGAATGAGACGAGAGGGATTGAATAGTGACGCAAAGCGCGTTGACCGTGACTAATCCCGCAGATGCTAAAGTGGTTCATTAATCTTACCGAGGTTGAGAGACGGATATACCCCGTCTTTGGCAAGTCATACACTAGTGACATGGCGCGACGAAATACACAGAAGATTAGTGAGATTACGAGGCAAGAACTCGTAGACCGCATTCTCATGGATACTCATGGAGCATTCCCCGGACGTTTCGGGCTGATTCCATTCCTAAGGCTTGTATGGCCGTTAACTCAGATGTCGTCGACCGATAGCCGGTTCAACGACGCCGAACGCGACATCTGGCAGCATATGGTCAATAACGATGATTGGACTATGCACGATCTGCTCGTCACCCGGTTAAAGGTGTTGGAAATACCCGACCAAAAATTTGGCCGTTTTCTCGAAACACTGGTGCATCCCCTCAATGTGCCAGATAAAGGACAACAAGCCGAGTACGTGAAGTGGATCAACGAAGAATTGAAGAACGATGGATTTGAATTACGCAAAGTCGATGAAGTCTCATCCCGGCCGATTTACAAACTTTCACCGATTGGCGGCGACGCACTTGGGGATGCGTATGAAGTGGTCCTTTCGTTTGCTGGAGAGGATAGGAAGTACGTCGAGCAAGTAGCCGAGATTTTGAAATCGAGAGATGTGGAACTCTTCTATGACAATTACGAAGAGGCTTCGCTGTGGGGCAAGAATCTCGTCGAGCATCTTCATAAGGTGTATAGCGGCTCAGGCCGATATTGTGTGATGTTCATTTCTGCTGCATATGCCGAAAAAGTGTGGCCCACGCATGAGCGACGGAGCGCGTTTGAAAAAGCCATTAAATCGAAGGAAGAGTACATCCTGCCTGCGCGATTCGATGATACAGATATACCGGGACTTCATCAGCACATCGGCTATGTAGACCTTCGCCAGAAGACACCGAAGGAACTGGCAAAACTCATCTTGCAAAAACTTGGTTATCCCACGGATGAATCGCAGAACGTCGATGTCGCTTCCACAATCAGTAATGACGATATCCCGTTCTAGGAAGTCCTGCAAAGTTGTCTTGTTTTACTAAGGCATAGAATTTTCTTGTGCTGACCATCTCAAACCGCTTTCAGCTTCGCAGGTACCGACGTACCATGAGCGGGAGTTTGCGTCTGATCGGCAGAACTATTGGAGCCGCGACCAGCAGGGGCATGGCGAGTGGCAAGGCAAGCTGGCCGAGCAGTGGGGGCTATCAGGTCCGGTTGGCAATGAGCACTTCGCGCGTCTGACCGAAGGCCAGCATCCGCACACGGAAGCGCAGCTCGTTCGCCATCAAGCCTCCAAAACTTACGAGGTAAAATTCGGCAGAGAGGTAACGAGCGTAGAACATCGTGCCGGTTGGGATGCTACATTCAGTGCACCCAAAAATGTTTCTCTCACCGCCCTTATCGGCGGCGATGAGCGCGTAAGAGAGGCGCATCGGGAAAGCGCCAGTCCTATCGACGGCGACGCCGCGCCGCAACTCCACACCCATGCTGTGATCTTCAACGTCACCGAGCCCGACAACGGACAAACCCGCGCCTTACAGCCGCAGGAGAGTCATCGAACACGGCATGGGCTTGGGGCATAGTCTCTAGAAGCTGTCTCAAAAAGTCTTGGGACCAGAGCTGGGCACCAGAGCCCGGCACTACAGCATGTGCCGCGCCCAGCCATCCAGCCACGCATACGTGATCGCATGCCAGGTCTCGTTGAAGTAAAGCCCCGTGGCCGTGAGCCCGGCCGCGAGGATGAGCGCCGAGGCCCACAAAAACTGCTTCATGACCCGGTCCTGCTTCCAGTCCCAGAGAAACATGAGCGCGATGATGAGCAGATTGCCGCCCTCAAAAAACAGGTAGGTACCCAGAAAACTGCTGGGCGGGGCCATGAATAGGATCATCACGCGGGTGAAGGCTGCATCGCTGATGCAGATAATCGCCAGCGTGAGCACACGCCGATGGGCAGCGGAGTTGCGGCGCAGGCGAATGCCCCACACCAGCAGCACGGCCATGCAGATGACCCCGCTGAAGGCCAGGCTAAGAAATTCGGGCGGCAGAAAGCCGGGAGTATGCAGGTTCCGTGCCTGCCAACTGAGTTCGGCCCACGGAGCAATCACCACCACCAGCGCCGCGTATCCGGCCCCGAGCCAGCCCAGGGTCCGGTGCAGGCGCACATGGCCGCTCTCGACCATCAGCACCAGCGTCGTGGCCGTGATCAGCCACAAAATGGTGGCGATGGCGTGGACATGAACGATGGCGGGGACACGAGGCTGCTCATGCAAGTAGTGAGGAAGATCGGAGCCAAAACCGACCGTGACGAAGGTCCAGAAGAGGGCCAGCCACACCAGCGCGGCCCGGCGATCATCGCGTGCCGGCCAGGAAGCAGTCGTTTGGATGCGCATCGGCAAATCCCTTGCAGACAGAAAGGATGAATGGGGGAAATAGTAACACGTTATACGCGGTTCCGCGCCCTGGGGAAGAACTTTCCGATGGGCACAAGCTCCTTAATTAACAACGACGCTCATCGGAATGATGTTCATTGCGTCCAATTGATCGTCCCTGGAGAATGGTCCCTCGCGTTCAAGAAGTGCACAGAAATCGAGAAAACGCCTGCACAGTTCCTACACAGCCAAAAACAGCCAATTTATCTCTCAATAAATCAGCAATTTCTATAAATCCACTCACACGCCCAAATGACAAAGTCGAACAGAGAACCAGGATGACCCGCCTCCTGTGGTCCCGACCGAAGCACAGATACGGTACGGAAGGACCTGCATTTCTTTCTCTTCAGCACGGAGAAAGAAGTTGATTTTGCCGACTAGTCCCGCAGCAGGCTCGGTTCTTCCGGAGAACGCAGCCGCACCAGGCGGTCGATCGTATAGGGAGCGCGGTGGTTGTTCGTATGGTAGTGCCGCACCTGCAGCTCGCCCAGCAGCCCAATGGCCAGCACCTGGATGCCGGCCAGAATCAGCACGCCGGCAATGACAAACAGTGGTCCGTGCTGGTCCATCACATGCTGGTGCGTAAAGAGCTTCAGCAGCATCAGGAAAAAGGCCAGCGCGCTGCCTGCCAGCATACTCAGCGCCCCGAAGCTGCCAAAAAAGTGCAGCGGACGCGTCATATATTTCAGCAGGAAACGGATTGTCAGCAGGTCAAAAAAGACGCGGAACGTCCGCCCAATCCCATAATGCGACTTCCCCTTTTCCCGATTGACATTCTTGATGGGAATCTCACAGATACTGGCCCCATACCATGACGCCAGTGCGGGAATAAAACGGTGCATTTCGCCGTAAAGCGGAATGTTGTGGATCACTTCGCGGCGATAGGCCTTGAAGGTCGTACCAAAGTCATGAATATCAACGCCAGAGAGCTTCGCCATCAGCCAGTTGGCGCAGCGGGAAGGGATGCGGCGCATAATGAAATTATCAATGCGCTCTTTGCGCCATCCGCTGACCACATCGTATCCTTCGGCCAGCTTTCCCAGAAACTTTGGAATCTCATAGGGATCGTGCTGTAGGTCCCCGTCCATGGCCAAAATAAACTCACCCTGGGCATGGTCAAAGCCCGCCGCCAGGGCTGAGGTCTGTCCGAAGTTGCGGCGCAGCTTCACCACCAGGACGCGGCTGTCCACCGCCGCAATCTCTTCAAGCAGCTTGTAAGTGCTGTCGCTGGAGCCATCGTCCACAAAAACCAGCTCGAAACTGTCACCCACCTGCTCCATGACGGCCTTCAGCCGGTCATAAAGCGCGGTGACGTTGTCTTCCTCGTTATGAAAAGGCACGACGATGGAATACTTGGGCATATCAATCTCCATTATAGACGGTGGCCCAGTCCAGACTCGGCATTGGCCCCACATATCACCCTGATATGACCCAGATATGCCATCCGGCCAGCTCCTGGCCTTACCCCCCGCCCTGGGACCATCTTTTTCTCTGCTGACAGGATGCTGTCAGCAGCCCCCGCATATCTTCCCCACAAGAAGGAGGAGAAGTCATGCCAACCGCCGAAGCAACCGTTACATCCACCATCCACTGGTTTGAAATTCCCGCCGCAGACTTTGCCCGTGCCATCCGCTTTTACGAGACAATCCTGGGCATTGCCCTGCGTCATGAGGCCGAATGGCCCAATCTGGCAATTTTTCCCTACCAGCGCCCTGGAATCTCTGGGGCCATCGCCTCCGGCAAGCAGTTTCGGCCCTCGCCGGATGGCATCGTCATCTACCTGAACTGCGATGGCAAATTTGACGCCGTCCTTGGCCGGGTAGAAAGCGCCGGAGGCTCGATCGTCCAACAGAAGACCTTCCTGCCCAACGTAGGCTGGATCGCCCAGATTCTTGACACTGAAGGAAACCGCATCGGACTCCATTCTGCGGCTTAAGATAGAAGCCGTATGCGCCGAGCCGACCGGCTTTTCCGAATCGTACAACTGCTCCGCTCCGGGCGGCTCCAGACCGCCCGCAGCCTTGCTGAAAAGCTGCAGGTCTCGCACCGCACCATCTACCGCGATGTGCAGGACCTTCAGCTTTCCGGTGTGCCCATTACCGGAGAAGCCGGCGTAGGCTACACCCTGCGCCGCGACTTTGACATTCCGCCATTGATGTTTGACCGGGAGGAAATCGCTGCGCTCGTATTGGGCGCGCGCATGGTACAGGCCTGGGGCGGAATGCAGCTTTCCGAGGCTGCCAACCGCGCCATCCGCAAGATTGAAGCTGTCTTGCCTGTTGCCGTGCGTGAGCGCGTCGATGAAGTCCTGCTCTATGCACCAGGTTTCTGCGCATCCAAACATTTGCGCGAGAAACTCGACGCCCTGCACAACGCCGCCCAGCAACGCCGGGTCGTGCTTATCGGCTATGTTCGTGAAGACGGCCAGCCCAGCGTGCGCCGCCTGCATCCTCTGGCTCTTTATTTCTGGGGCGGCACCTGGACGCTCGCCGCATGGTGCGAGCTTCGCAACGACTTCCGGAGCTTTCGCGTAGACCGGATGCAGCATCTGGAGGCACTGGAGGAAATCTTCACTCCCCGGGCCGGCCAGATGCTGGCCGATTACCTGCGCAAAGTGCGCTGCAAAACTCCCAGCTAGTTATCGTGCTGAACACAAACGTTTGTCTATTTCCGCAAATCAACACACCTGCGGACGATAGGAACAGCCCAGGCAGGGCAAAATCACTGTCAACTCCCTGCGTGGTCCTGTGGCTGGACTTTACGCTTTCCCGCCAAAGCAGATGGCCCCCGCAGAAGCCTAAAGTCTGGCAATCTCTTCTGTGATTATCTTTGCTGCCATCTCGCAGGCGGCGCGGTCTACGTCGTGATGGGTCACCAGACGAATCGAATTTCTGCCTGCTGTCCCGCACAAGACACCGCGTAGTTTCAGCCTCTCTTTTAACTCCTGGGCCTTGCCCGCCTGCTTCAGGGCAAAGATCACGATATTGGTCTGCACCGCTCCCAGATCCAGCTCGACCTGCGGCATCTCGGCCAGGGTCTCTGCCAGCAGGCGGGCGTTTGCATGGTCTTCATGTAGCCGCTTCGGCATCTCTTCCAGAGCAATCAGTCCCGCTGCAGCAAGAACACCTGCTTGTCGCATCCCTCCACCAAGGGCCTTGCGCACGATGCGTGCCCGCTCGATCGTCTTGCGGCTACCCACTAGCATGGATCCAACCGGTGCACAAAGCCCCTTGGACAGGCAGAACATCACAGTGTTAAATCCGCTGGTCAGCTCTGCGACCGGAGTGCGTAACGCCACTGAAGCATTGAAAATAC from Pseudacidobacterium ailaaui includes these protein-coding regions:
- a CDS encoding relaxase domain-containing protein, whose amino-acid sequence is MEFSCADHLKPLSASQVPTYHEREFASDRQNYWSRDQQGHGEWQGKLAEQWGLSGPVGNEHFARLTEGQHPHTEAQLVRHQASKTYEVKFGREVTSVEHRAGWDATFSAPKNVSLTALIGGDERVREAHRESASPIDGDAAPQLHTHAVIFNVTEPDNGQTRALQPQESHRTRHGLGA
- a CDS encoding glycosyltransferase family 2 protein; amino-acid sequence: MPKYSIVVPFHNEEDNVTALYDRLKAVMEQVGDSFELVFVDDGSSDSTYKLLEEIAAVDSRVLVVKLRRNFGQTSALAAGFDHAQGEFILAMDGDLQHDPYEIPKFLGKLAEGYDVVSGWRKERIDNFIMRRIPSRCANWLMAKLSGVDIHDFGTTFKAYRREVIHNIPLYGEMHRFIPALASWYGASICEIPIKNVNREKGKSHYGIGRTFRVFFDLLTIRFLLKYMTRPLHFFGSFGALSMLAGSALAFFLMLLKLFTHQHVMDQHGPLFVIAGVLILAGIQVLAIGLLGELQVRHYHTNNHRAPYTIDRLVRLRSPEEPSLLRD
- a CDS encoding TIR domain-containing protein; the encoded protein is MARRNTQKISEITRQELVDRILMDTHGAFPGRFGLIPFLRLVWPLTQMSSTDSRFNDAERDIWQHMVNNDDWTMHDLLVTRLKVLEIPDQKFGRFLETLVHPLNVPDKGQQAEYVKWINEELKNDGFELRKVDEVSSRPIYKLSPIGGDALGDAYEVVLSFAGEDRKYVEQVAEILKSRDVELFYDNYEEASLWGKNLVEHLHKVYSGSGRYCVMFISAAYAEKVWPTHERRSAFEKAIKSKEEYILPARFDDTDIPGLHQHIGYVDLRQKTPKELAKLILQKLGYPTDESQNVDVASTISNDDIPF
- a CDS encoding helix-turn-helix transcriptional regulator, producing the protein MRRADRLFRIVQLLRSGRLQTARSLAEKLQVSHRTIYRDVQDLQLSGVPITGEAGVGYTLRRDFDIPPLMFDREEIAALVLGARMVQAWGGMQLSEAANRAIRKIEAVLPVAVRERVDEVLLYAPGFCASKHLREKLDALHNAAQQRRVVLIGYVREDGQPSVRRLHPLALYFWGGTWTLAAWCELRNDFRSFRVDRMQHLEALEEIFTPRAGQMLADYLRKVRCKTPS
- a CDS encoding VOC family protein, giving the protein MPTAEATVTSTIHWFEIPAADFARAIRFYETILGIALRHEAEWPNLAIFPYQRPGISGAIASGKQFRPSPDGIVIYLNCDGKFDAVLGRVESAGGSIVQQKTFLPNVGWIAQILDTEGNRIGLHSAA